One Silene latifolia isolate original U9 population chromosome 4, ASM4854445v1, whole genome shotgun sequence DNA segment encodes these proteins:
- the LOC141651740 gene encoding uncharacterized protein LOC141651740 → MARKHAANGQRLDSALVTPEKSYKEATDGSITSKVGIGQIGVGLFGLLETKISSNNIQNVSANMLDGWSVTTNASYHKGGRVWLLWKADLYDVQVLTFDAQFVHALVTERGSLSLFYITLVYAFNDGSERRDLWRKLELIHSTTTRPWVVAGDFNTVFNPIERLGGNTKESDMDEFIDCIAKCELTDIHTTGAFYTWTNKQEAQTRVYSRLDRFLVNQDWSKQFPNMTAHFFPSGYFDRCSCVVRDNQLDTIRKSNFKYFNMWSKAPSFLTTVQEEWQKSYYGYPMYCVTRKLKSLKRRLKELNKECYSDVENSAILAEKEVMNIQGKLMQDPLNVELIQEEIKALKSFKELSDARQSYLKQKAKTQWLEDGDANTSYFHGAIKKRCSMNKVTQIEEHNGHICSTSQSI, encoded by the exons TCTGCCTTAGTTACTCCTGAGAAGTCTTATAAAGAAGCTACAGATGGTTCAATTACATCAAAGGTGGGCATTGGACAAATAG GGGTTGGCCTGTTTGGGCTACTTGAAACCAAaattagttcaaataatattcAAAATGTTTCTGCAAATATGCTTGATGGATGGAGTGTTACTACTAATGCTTCTTATCACAAAGGAGGCAGAGTGTGGCTTTTATGGAAAGCTGATTTGTATGATGTTCAAGTCCTAACATTTGATGCTCAGTTTGTGCATGCTCTAGTTACTGAAAGGGGTTCCTTGTCTCTTTTCTACATCACTCTGGTTTATGCGTTTAATGATGGCTCTGAGAGGAGGGATTTGTGGAGGAAATTGGAATTGATTCATAGTACTACTACTAGGCCTTGGGTAGTTGCTGGGGACTTTAACACTGTTTTTAACCCTATAGAAAGGCTTGGGGGTAACACTAAAGAAAGTGATATGGATGAATTTATAGATTGCATTGCTAAATGTGAATTGACTGACATTCATACTACTGGTGCTTTTTATACCTGGACTAATAAGCAGGAAGCTCAAACAAGGGTATACAGTAGACTGGACAGGTTCTTGGTTAATCAGGACTGGTCTAAACAGTTCCCTAATATGACTGCACACTTCTTTCCTTCTGGTTATTTTGATCGTTGCTCTTGTGTAGTGAGGGATAATCAGCTGGATACTATTAGGAAATCCAATTTCAAATACTTTAACATGTGGAGTAAGGCCCCTTCTTTCCTTACTACTGTCCAAGAGGAATGGCAAAAGAGTTATTATGGATATCCTATGTATTGTGTTACTAGGAAATTGAAATCTCTAAAGAGGAGGCTTAAGGAGTTGAATAAGGAATGTTATTCTGATGTAGAGAACTCTGCAATTCTTGCTGAAAAGGAGGTGATGAATATACAGGGCAAACTGATGCAAGATCCTCTTAATGTTGAATTGATCCAGGAGGAAATTAAAGCTCTGAAATCTTTTAAGGAACTCAGTGATGCAAGGCAAAGCTATCTTAAACAGAAAGCTAAGACTCAGTGGTTGGAAGATGGAGATGCTAACACTTCCTATTTTCATGGGGCCATTAAGAAGAGATGTTCTATGAATAAAGTGACTCAGATTGAAGAACATAATGGCCATATATGCTCTACCAGTCAGAGCATCTAG